A genome region from Pseudomonas helmanticensis includes the following:
- a CDS encoding carboxymuconolactone decarboxylase family protein, producing the protein MSRITAISLENATDASRPVLEGVKKKIGFLPNVFTTLAKAPVALETYVQASAILGKTSLSAKEKEAVYLATSQVNGCDYCLAAHTLFAGKAGLSAQEIGAARQGELNAYAALAQQLTETRGHLSDEQIAAARAAGIDDVKIIEVIALVAVQTLTNYLNNSALTDIDFPAI; encoded by the coding sequence ATGAGCCGCATCACCGCCATCAGCCTCGAAAACGCCACCGACGCCAGCCGTCCAGTGCTGGAGGGTGTGAAGAAGAAAATCGGCTTCCTGCCCAACGTCTTCACGACCCTGGCCAAGGCCCCAGTCGCGCTGGAAACGTACGTGCAAGCCTCGGCGATCCTCGGCAAGACCTCATTGAGCGCCAAGGAAAAAGAAGCCGTGTACCTCGCCACCTCCCAGGTCAACGGCTGCGATTATTGCCTGGCGGCGCACACCCTGTTTGCCGGCAAGGCCGGGCTGTCGGCGCAGGAGATCGGCGCGGCGCGTCAGGGCGAATTGAACGCCTACGCAGCCCTCGCCCAGCAACTGACCGAGACGCGCGGGCACTTGAGCGACGAGCAGATCGCCGCCGCCCGCGCTGCCGGGATCGACGACGTGAAAATCATTGAAGTGATCGCGCTGGTGGCGGTGCAGACGCTGACCAACTACCTGAACAACAGCGCCCTGACAGACATTGATTTCCCCGCCATCTAA
- a CDS encoding AraC family transcriptional regulator, which yields MDRLSTLLSHFGVNAGTFHSGAFCGVAVHEGEPAGHVHLLQSGELLLKPGNGREIKLNEPSLIFFPRPFPHRMFADEATNTQVVCATLTFDGGSGNALASALPDYLVLKLTEIPELGGTLEWLFKEAFEGHCGRVAVMDRLFELLVILLLRHLIGSRDQQPGMMAGLADPRLSRALSLMHEQPQKPWSVADLATAANLSRAGFAEHFRRVVGQTPADYLLSWRVSLAQKRLREGKPIALIAEEVGYESPSALARAFRRKTGLSPREWKAGA from the coding sequence ATGGATCGCCTGTCTACGTTACTCAGCCACTTCGGCGTCAATGCCGGCACCTTCCACAGCGGCGCGTTTTGCGGTGTCGCCGTGCATGAAGGCGAGCCGGCCGGCCATGTGCATCTGTTGCAGTCCGGTGAGTTGCTGCTCAAACCCGGCAATGGGCGTGAGATCAAACTCAACGAGCCTTCACTGATTTTCTTCCCTAGACCGTTTCCCCATCGAATGTTTGCCGACGAAGCCACGAACACCCAAGTGGTCTGCGCCACGCTGACGTTTGACGGTGGTTCAGGCAATGCGCTGGCGTCGGCGCTGCCGGATTATCTGGTGCTGAAGCTCACTGAAATCCCAGAGCTGGGCGGCACCCTCGAATGGTTGTTCAAAGAAGCCTTCGAAGGCCATTGCGGGCGTGTCGCGGTGATGGACCGGCTGTTTGAATTACTGGTGATTCTGCTGTTGCGCCACCTGATCGGCAGTCGTGATCAGCAGCCGGGAATGATGGCCGGGCTGGCCGATCCACGGTTGTCGCGCGCCTTGAGCCTGATGCACGAGCAACCGCAAAAGCCGTGGAGCGTGGCCGATCTCGCGACCGCGGCCAACCTGTCGCGCGCAGGTTTTGCCGAGCATTTTCGCCGTGTAGTCGGGCAGACTCCGGCGGATTATCTGCTGAGCTGGCGGGTCAGCCTCGCGCAAAAGCGTCTGCGCGAGGGCAAGCCGATTGCGCTGATTGCCGAAGAGGTCGGCTATGAAAGTCCCTCGGCGCTGGCCCGGGCGTTTCGTCGCAAGACCGGGCTCAGCCCACGCGAGTGGAAGGCTGGCGCCTGA
- a CDS encoding SulP family inorganic anion transporter, with the protein MKPIRLRADVLAGLTTSFALLPECIAFALVAHLNPLMGLYGAFIICTLTALFGGRPGMVSGAAGSMAVVIVALVVQHGVQYLLATVLLGGLIMMAFGLLRLGKLVRMVPHPVMLGFVNGLAIIIALAQLEHFKSGEAWLSGTPLYWMTGLVALTMAIVYVLPRLTKAVPPALVAILGVGLLVYLFGLPTRTLGDMAHIAGGLPTLALPDIPLTFETLRIIAPYAILMALVGLLETLLTLNLTDEITETRGYPDRECVALGAANMVSGAFGGMGGCAMIGQTVINLSSGGRGRLSGVVAGVLILLFILFLSPLIERIPLAALVGVMFVVSQQTFAWASLRVINKVPLNDVLVIIAVTTITVFTDLATAVLCGIIIAALNFAWQQARELYADEHLEADGSKLYRLHGTLFFASTTPFLHQFDPANDPQKVTLDCRHLSFVDYSAIAALKTLRERYAKAGKHLQVFHLSERCKKLLKRADIHHD; encoded by the coding sequence CGCGCTGGTGGCGCACCTCAATCCGTTGATGGGCCTGTACGGCGCCTTCATCATTTGTACATTGACCGCGTTGTTCGGCGGACGGCCGGGCATGGTCTCCGGCGCGGCCGGTTCGATGGCGGTGGTGATCGTTGCGCTGGTGGTCCAGCACGGCGTGCAATATCTGCTGGCGACGGTGCTGCTCGGCGGCTTGATCATGATGGCGTTCGGACTGTTGCGCCTGGGCAAACTGGTGCGGATGGTGCCGCACCCGGTGATGCTCGGCTTCGTCAACGGCCTGGCGATCATTATCGCGCTGGCGCAACTGGAGCATTTCAAAAGCGGCGAAGCGTGGCTCAGCGGTACGCCGTTGTACTGGATGACCGGGTTGGTGGCGCTGACCATGGCCATCGTTTACGTCCTGCCGCGCCTGACCAAAGCGGTGCCGCCGGCGCTGGTGGCGATCCTCGGCGTCGGTCTGCTGGTCTACCTGTTCGGCCTTCCGACGCGCACCCTCGGTGACATGGCGCACATTGCCGGCGGCTTGCCGACGTTGGCCTTGCCGGACATCCCGTTGACCTTCGAGACCCTGCGCATCATCGCCCCGTACGCGATTCTGATGGCGCTGGTCGGCCTGCTGGAAACCCTGCTGACGCTTAATCTCACCGACGAAATCACCGAAACCCGTGGCTACCCGGACCGCGAATGCGTGGCGCTGGGCGCGGCGAACATGGTCTCGGGTGCATTCGGTGGCATGGGTGGTTGCGCGATGATCGGCCAGACCGTGATCAACCTCAGCTCGGGCGGGCGCGGGCGTCTGTCCGGGGTGGTCGCGGGCGTGCTGATTCTGTTGTTCATCCTGTTTCTGTCACCGCTGATCGAGCGCATTCCGCTGGCGGCGTTGGTCGGTGTGATGTTCGTGGTGTCGCAGCAGACCTTCGCCTGGGCGTCGTTGCGCGTGATCAACAAAGTCCCGCTCAACGATGTGCTGGTGATCATCGCGGTGACTACCATCACCGTGTTCACCGATCTGGCCACCGCCGTGCTGTGCGGGATCATCATTGCCGCACTGAATTTCGCCTGGCAGCAGGCCCGCGAGCTGTACGCCGATGAACATCTGGAGGCGGACGGCAGCAAGCTCTATCGCCTGCATGGCACGCTGTTCTTTGCCTCGACCACGCCGTTTCTCCACCAGTTCGACCCGGCCAACGACCCGCAAAAGGTCACGCTGGATTGCCGGCATCTGAGCTTCGTCGATTACTCGGCGATTGCCGCACTGAAAACCCTGCGCGAGCGCTACGCCAAGGCCGGCAAGCACCTGCAAGTGTTTCACCTCTCGGAACGCTGCAAAAAACTGCTGAAACGCGCCGACATCCATCACGACTGA